A stretch of Nonomuraea africana DNA encodes these proteins:
- a CDS encoding class I SAM-dependent methyltransferase has protein sequence MAESFGSDVDRYDRSRPRYPDALVERIVAGSPGPDVVAVGCGTGIEARQFQTAGCRVLGVEPDARMADFARRSGVAVEVATFEAWDPDGRTFDAVVAGQAWHWVDPVAGAAKAAQVLRPGGRLAVFWNAFQTPPDVGEAFAAVYRRVMPDSPIHQRAMPGPDGYAVLCATAADGVRQAGAFGAPEQWRFDWEQPYTRDEWLDQLPTFGLHTRLPPDRLQEVLAGIGAAIDAVGGGFTMRYTTLAVTAARTATPDPAPRTATADIDEARRRCSARGMESPDVSAPWCSPSPDGAIGVVHRQSALSAAARRDPRRRGLHDAGGHVEHVAGDPHAGHAGEAARVRAS, from the coding sequence GTGGCGGAGTCGTTCGGTTCGGACGTCGACCGCTACGACCGGAGCCGGCCCCGCTATCCCGACGCCCTGGTGGAGCGGATCGTCGCCGGCAGCCCAGGGCCCGACGTCGTCGCCGTCGGCTGCGGGACCGGCATCGAGGCCCGGCAGTTCCAGACGGCCGGCTGCAGGGTGCTCGGGGTCGAGCCGGACGCGCGGATGGCCGACTTCGCGCGGCGCAGCGGGGTCGCGGTCGAGGTGGCGACGTTCGAGGCCTGGGACCCCGACGGGCGGACCTTCGACGCGGTCGTCGCCGGACAGGCCTGGCACTGGGTGGACCCGGTCGCGGGCGCGGCCAAGGCGGCGCAGGTGCTGCGTCCCGGCGGACGCCTGGCCGTGTTCTGGAACGCGTTCCAGACCCCGCCCGACGTGGGTGAAGCCTTCGCCGCGGTCTACCGCAGGGTCATGCCCGACTCGCCGATCCATCAGCGCGCGATGCCCGGGCCGGACGGGTACGCGGTGCTGTGCGCCACGGCGGCCGACGGCGTACGGCAGGCGGGCGCCTTCGGCGCACCGGAGCAGTGGCGGTTCGACTGGGAGCAGCCCTACACCCGCGACGAGTGGCTGGACCAGCTGCCCACCTTCGGCCTCCACACCCGGCTCCCGCCGGACAGGCTGCAGGAGGTGCTCGCGGGCATCGGCGCCGCCATCGACGCGGTGGGAGGCGGCTTCACGATGCGCTACACCACGCTGGCGGTCACCGCGGCCCGAACCGCCACCCCTGACCCGGCTCCACGGACGGCCACCGCCGACATCGACGAGGCGAGGAGACGGTGTTCTGCACGCGGGATGGAAAGCCCGGACGTCAGTGCGCCATGGTGCTCACCGAGCCCGGACGGCGCGATCGGCGTCGTCCACCGTCAGTCGGCGTTGAGCGCGGCGGCCCGCCGCGACCCCCGACGCCGCGGACTGCATGACGCCGGCGGTCACGTCGAGCACGTTGCCGGCGACCCACACGCCGGGCACGCCGGTGAAGCCGCTCGCGTCCGTGCTTCTTGA